The Candidatus Poribacteria bacterium genome includes the window CTTATCCCCGCCCTTTCAGCCTCGTCCATGATGTTCAGATCCAAAACTACGGGGATGCCGAGCTCCAACAGTTGCAGCGTAAAGGGCAGCATACGTGAAAGGTTTTTGGCATCGACGACGTGGATTATCAGATCCGGTTTCTCCTGAAACAGGATGGATCTGGCGACCCTTTCCTCATCGGTTATCGGCAGGAGGGAATATATGCCGGGGGTATCGACCACCTCAGCCGTTATGTTGCCGAAACGGGCTTTCCCCCTCGAGATCTCCACCGTGGTGCCAGGATAGTTCGATACGGTGACATATCTGCCAGTGAGGGCGTTGAAGAGGGCGCTTTTGCCGACGTTGGGGTTTCCCACCAGGGCGATCTTGATCCGCTTCTCCTCACCTCGACGATGGGACTCGTCCGATCCGTGACACGATCCCCTCATCTCCCATCCTCCCTGCAGCGGTGGCATATGCCGAAGATCTCGAACTTTCCGAACTTCAGCTCGAAACCGTATCTTTCGCTTATCTCCCTCTGCAGATCCATCACCCCTGATTCGGGAAACTCGACAATCCTCCCGCAATTTAAGCATATCAGATGGCCATGAAATCCTCCCATGGTTTTCTCATAATGAGGATGCTTCTCATCGCTGACCGTCTCCCTTATCAGTCCGCTTTCAAGCAGAAGCTTTAACGTCCTGTAAATGGTAGCCCTGGAGACATCGGATCGATCCTCGAACCTCTCGCACAGATCCTTCGCCTCGAAATGGCCCTCTATCGACAGGACCTCCTTCAAAACGGCGATCCTCTGTTCGGTGATCCTATACCCTTTCCGTTTCAAAAAGGTTATAAACGCCCGGATCGTCTGCTCCATGCCTCACCCGGAATTGAGATTATGTTTCAACTATATTTTAACATCGCTTTCAGTTTGAAGTCAATGTCTGAGGAAATGGATCGGATTTCTAAACGCTAATTCCCAATAGCCCTTTTCCCCTTCTGAAACGCCTTCAGGTTGGCCTGGAGGGCTTTAGTCGGCACCGTTTCGCTCAGCACCTTCTCCCACACGTTCTCCTCGAAGGGGAGGAAGTTGGAAAGGGCTCCGATCAGCGCGACGTTAGCCGCCCTCGGCTCGCCCGATTCCCTAGCTATGGCGAGGCCATCGACCATATATAGGTTCTCAAACCTCCCGCGCAGCAGCTCGTCGACGTTTTCGGGATACTTCGCCATACCGGTGGATACGG containing:
- a CDS encoding transcriptional repressor; amino-acid sequence: MEQTIRAFITFLKRKGYRITEQRIAVLKEVLSIEGHFEAKDLCERFEDRSDVSRATIYRTLKLLLESGLIRETVSDEKHPHYEKTMGGFHGHLICLNCGRIVEFPESGVMDLQREISERYGFELKFGKFEIFGICHRCREDGR